Genomic segment of Triticum aestivum cultivar Chinese Spring chromosome 6A, IWGSC CS RefSeq v2.1, whole genome shotgun sequence:
CCGGTGCGAGGCGAGGCTAGTTGGGCGCGGGGTGGCCTGCCGCCGGTGAGGCGAAGCCGTCGGGGAGATGCAGGTAGGCGTGCGTGTGCGAGAGGATGCGGGCGACCCTTTTTTTTCACGGGAACCGTTATTTTACTTAGGGATGTGACTGCGGGTTAATTCCTAAAAATCACAAGGATCTTTATGCAAAAACACTGCGACGGTGAatccggagacccaatccgtgctttattattagggagagatagaAAACCAACGGGCCGCATGTACCCGCACCGTATCGATCCGGTTAAGCCAACCCGTCTGCTCGCTCGGCCCATCCTACCGTTCGGCCACACGAGACACAGCCGGGCAGCGCAGGAGGCCTTAGGCGATGTGCCTTtcccggcgatcgccggcgacggccCACCCCGACCTGCACCACGCGCTGCTCCTGGCCCTCCGCTTGCCCGTGTCGTTCGTGTGGAAGATCGCAGGGACAGAGCGGCCAAGCGGGGCTGGTTCGGAGCTGGATTCGCGCGCTTTTCTGAACTCAGCGCCTGCATTCGCGCACCATCCACTCGTCGGCTCCATCAACTGCTTCCGATCGAGGCGACCCACGCTCGTGGCATTCTCTCCAGCCAAAATGGCGCCACGCTCTGATGCTCCACGGTAACCACGCTACTCACGACGGCGGCCTGCTCAGCTCAGCTCAGTTGCCTGCTTCTGCATTCGGGGTCGGGCGCCCTGCAAGTGTTCGGTGAATTGCCGCGCTAGGGAGATTGCGCCGTTAAGAGTTGGGTCACGGATCCAGGGTATGTTTCCTCTCGACCTGACCAGTGATTACTAttagagaaaagtatacttttcatcCCTTAACTTTTGGCAAAGTCTAAATTTGGTCCCTCAATTACGAAACCGGATAACTTGCACCCCCAACTTTTGAAACCGGACAAGTTTTGTCCCTCAAGCAGTATCCATGCTGACTCAACGTGGTTTTTACCATGACACGTGGCAAAGCTTTTAGATACAAAGAAAAGAAAACGAAAACACACGCAGCGGTCATGTGAACTCCATTGAGACAAAACATCGAACATGTGTTGTGCATGCGCTCGCATGGCCATGCTGGCATGCTGCTCTCCCGAACATCACCCATCTGGGTCTCCTCCCACGCCTCTGGCTTCCCTACACGCATCGGCGTGGCCAGTAGGGCCGAGGACCGTTCGGCACAGCGAGCTTGGACAAGGGACGGATGCGGTGGCGACGGCCAGCAGGGCCAACGATGTCTCGGCACGGCGAGCTTGGTCATGGCGCGGATGGGATGTCGACGAGCAACTTCGCAGCAACGCGGGGCAGACGACACACGACAGTGGTGCTGCAGCTCGAGCGCTGGCTCGCAGTGGCGCATGCAGCCGACGGATGGTGGCCGGCAAGCCGAGGCGTGGCAGTGCAAGCATGGCCATGAGCTCCCGCTCCAGCAACATGTGTTGCCGCCGTCGTCCTCACGCAGGCGAGCTCTGCACGGTTCAAATGTGTTTGTATCGCCGGAGGCTTCCACACCCACGTCCTCCTCATGCTGCTCCACGCACTCCAACTGCTGACGAAATGCCGAGCTGAGTTAGAACAAGAAGGAAGAAGACCCATCGGGGATTGCACAGACCCGGTCAAAACCACGCCATGTCATCCCAAAACCACTTGCAATCGGGAGAGGGACTTAGTTTGTCCGGTTTTAAGAGTTGGGGTTGCAAATTGTCCGGTTTTATAGTTAAAGGACTAAATATAGACTTCGCCAAGAGTTGAgagacgaaaaatatacttttctcttACTATTATGATTACACCATACTTCTAAAGCATGTTTCTGTTGCAACAAATGGTTCACTTTCCTGAATACAAATGCAATTGCAGTTCATGCACTTCCCATTCAAGTTCTTATGAGATAGAAAGTACACATAGGGTCAGGAAAATGTCACCTACCATGCATATTCATTGGATTAAGATGTAGACAGACCGGCCCAGTGAGTCGACAAACAATGTTAGCATGCTCCAATTGGGATTCAGGTTAATCCGATTACATCAACTATACTAGGAATCTAAAAACAGATAAGCTTTTCGAAGAAGCCCTTGAGCAAGGGGGCAGAGCTAGCTAGAGTAGGGCGTGCTGATTAGAGATCTACACTACAGAGCTCAGACGAGGGCCATAGCAGAGCCACACTACATAGTAGAACTACACTACAGAGCTGCTTTGGCGCCTCTCACGGCGACAAACAGTACATGCCAGCACCGTATGGATTGCAAAGTAGCCCAGCACAGCAAAGATGAGTGCGACGACAAACAGGGATGTCTTCAACCCCCTGTTGGAGCCGGCTGCATAGGCCACTAGGAGAGCAAACAGATCCAGTCGGATCATCCAGTTCATCACCCTCAGCGACCATTTCTCCCATTCTCCTTCTTTCTTCTTTGGCAGCCATTGCGGTAGCAACATGATGATGACAACGATGGAAGCCACAAAGGAAATGGAGTTGCTGTAGAAGAAGGTGAGGTACCGGGGCCTCCTGTTGTCGTTCATCACCGGGTTGCCTGCGTCGTACCCGTTGTCGTTGTTCTGCCACGCCCCGCCAGGCGGTTCCAGGCCGGCCTGGTAGGCTACGCTCGCCACCAAGATGCCTAGCAGCATCAGATACTTGCGCCTCGCATGCTTCTtcgcttcttcttcatcctcattcTTTTCTTCTAcctccttcttcctttcttcttcgttCTGTTCTCTTGGTGGCGCAACTACCACATTGCTGAGCTTTCTCTTCAGCAAAAATACCAGCAGCAGTCCGGCTGCAATGAGCAGGACCACAGCCACCAACACGAAGATGTAGATGGATGTCTTGCGGTGTTGCGTGCTTCCAGCGGCGTAGGCCCCCATCAAACAAAACAAGCCCACGGCCGTGCAAACGGATAGTGCATTGCTTTGTATGGCTGGCCTGTACAGATTCGGGTTCACCAGGAGGATGATGAGGGCGATGGACAGCATGAAGCTCACCGAGTTGCAGTAGAAGAAGGCATGGTAGCGGACTGGGTAGTTGTGCAAGAGGATCGGGTCACCGGCATGGTGCCCGAGCGTGTCGTCCTGGAGAAGAAACCCGCCAGGAGGGGTGAGGCCGGCTTGATAGGTGATGGTTGCAGCCAAGATCGCGAACAGGAGCAACCGTTTGCGCCTCTTCTCCAGCAACTCATCTTCTTGATCGTCGTCTTTCTTGTCCTTGTGGTCCAGCTCCAGCGTGAAGAAGACAATATGGATCACCACATAGATCAGGGCAGCGCCTGCCAAAGCCATGACATAAATGGAGGAATTCACGTCCCGACAGCTCCCGGCGGCATATGCGCCGATGAGGCCAAACAGGTCGAGTATCATGGCTGCCTCCAGCACGTGGTGCTTGATCAGCCTCTCTGTCTGGACAAGGACGATGACCAGCAAGGAGGCCACGAACGCAACCGAGTTGCAGTAGTAGAAGGCCCTGTACCTCCCAATGTTCGTTGTGATTAGAATCGGGTCGCCGGCCATATGCCCGTGGTCGTTGTCCTGCCAAACGCCACCTGGCGGGTCCAACCCCGCTGTGTAGGTGATGGTGGCGGCAAGAGTGGCGAGCAGTAGAACAAGAGAGCGAGCCTTGTCCAGACCCTTTCTACGACTGCGGCCAAAGAAGAAACATAATTCAGTTCAGTCGCGAAGAAACAGAGTTCAGTTTAGTTCAGTTGCATAGAATGAAGAACCAGAGTTCAGTGCAGTTGCAGAGTAACTGCAGACAGTACCTGATATTATCATTAGTCTGCTGAAGTGCATCCGTTTGTTGCGTTGGACTGGAACGAGAAGACTTTAAAGTGTAGAAAGCATAGAGTAGGATGTATGCCATTGCCAAAATACCGCCGGCCAGGGAGACCACGTAGATGGTGGTTTTTGTCTCCCTGCAGCTGCCAGCGGTGTAAGCGCCGACAAGGCTGACTAGCGCGACGACGATGAACCCATAGAGCACGAGCGACCGAACGGTCTTCTCGCGGAGCTTCTTGCCGTCGATGATGAGCAGCATGATGATGACCAGGGACGCCACGAACGCCGTGGTGTTGCAGAGCAGGAACACCGTCAGGCGTGGGCGGTGGTGGTCCTTGAGGATTGCATCGCCCGGGCGGTAGCTGGCCCCGGTGCTGTCCCAGAAGCCACCCGGTGTGCTCAGCCCGGCGATGTATGTGATGCTCACCGCGAACGTCGCCAGGAGCATCAGGACCTTGCGGAGCCGTTCGTCGGCTTTCAGCTTCTTCAGGACCTCACGTTCGCGGTCCTCTTTTTCTTTGACATTGGGGTCAGAATCGCGGATGGGGGAGCGAATAGTGACGGCGTCGGAGTCGGGATCAGGAGTGGACATCATGCCGCCGGAGCTGGAGTTGCTGTTGGTGGCGGTCATTGTGCCGCCGGAGCCAGGGTCGGAGCTCTTGTCTGGACAATACCAGTCCATCATCTTGAGAACGGCGACATAGAGGAAGATGGCGGCCACCAGCACCGCGGAGTAGACGATGGAGATCTTGTCCTGGCAGGTGCCGGCGCCGTACGCGCCCATGAGGCTGAGCAGGTCCAGCACCATGACCAGCCGCAGGGGCACGACGACCCAGCGGCTGTCCTTCCCCTTCTTGTCGTGGCGGGCggcgaggacgaggatgaggacgatgaccacgagcgacgCGGCGAAGGCGGTGGCGTTGCAGTAGAAGAAGGCGAGGTAGCGGCGGTAGTGGGTtccgcggatgatggggtcgccggcgGGCTGGCCGTCTTGGGCGGTCTGCCAGACGCCTCCCGGCGGGCTGAATCCCGCGGCGTAGGTGACGGTGACCACCAGAGCGGCCAGCAGCAGGAGGTACTTCCGCAGGCTGTACTCCCATGGCTGCACCGGCGGCTTTGCCGGCTGGCCGGGCTGATCCGTTGGCGCTGCCGGCTGCACCTGCACGGCGGAGACGCCACCACACTCCATTCTCTCACTCAACGGCTGTGGTTCGCTTCCTGTTCTTACTCTGATTATTGTGATGCAGACTGCCGACTGGCGAATGGTTTCGTCGTGATTATATAACTAACGACGACTTGACTCGGCGCGTGCGCGTCGTCGGGGCGAAGGCGCCACATGCGGACGGACGGACGTCAGCGGTCATCGGAGAAAGTGAAGCAAGGAACCAAAGTCTTCTCCGGTCAAATAAACTAAGCTATTCTTGCCTAGCTTTTTGAGATGAAGCCGATCGGAAACATCGTGGTGACCAGAGTACGCGTTTGCGGTTTTGGATGTcttcgtgtagatcatccttggaCAGATGCTGTTCGGCCTGGTCATGATTCTCTTCTGTTGTTTTTACTACTACGACACCCTTCCTTGTCCTAGGTGTTATTCCCTCCGTAAACTATTATAAAAATATTTAGATcattattttagtgatctaaacgctcttatattagtttacagagggagtacttggatATTTTCTCCGTTCGTGTGTTCTTTGGATCCTCCATCTCATTTCTCCTTATTATAGGTATATATATACAAACcaggtctttctctttttttttcttaatCATTGTGATGCAGAATGGCGGATGCCATGGCAGCGACGGGTGAAAAATCTAGAGTGGTGCGATTGTATACTGCGAAGTACAGTAAATGAAAAAGACTTGGTCGTCACGAGTCGTCGAGAGAAGCTGCTGAGCCTCTATCATAAAAGGTACTGTATGACAGAGCCGTCGAGGAAGGGAAGAAGCAACAAGCCAACGAGCAAGTCTTCCTCCGGTCAACGAGCAAGTCTGCCGCAGCTGAATGCAGGTTTTATATCTAGGAAGAAACCATTTGCATCCGACAGAGCCGGCTGTGACGTGATGTGTGGTCATGTTAAGTACGTCAGTGCAATTCGTCATGAAGTTGCGTCGGGTGAGCATCCTATGCAAACATTCTTCCTCGACCGGTCGATCAATCTAAAAAAGAAACGGTTTGGCCCTGTTATCATACTTCCATGCGGCACTAGGCGCATTTTAAACGGCAACCCGTAATTTTTTTCTTGCATCCGTTGCTGGACAGAGGGGCAATCCACGGACACGGATCCAACCATAACCATATACATTTCAAACTCTTTTTCAACAAatcggatgaaattcgtgcaaacaaggcCGGATTTTAtctaaacatgacggatttcatacaaacatggctaattttcattacatttcgaacattTAGAAAAAAAAAGACCTGATcctaaacctatcctacggcggcggcggccgatgtCTAAGCCCATATCATCCTCCATAGATGATCAGTAAATATGAATGGCGGATCTCAAAGCAATTATAGACGGTGGATCCATGCACGAGATGGCAGAAAATTCACTCTCGGTGTCTTGCTCGAATCGGCTTGTTTGGGCCAACCTATAGAGTTGTGGTTGTCGGCGAGCAACATATACAGTGTTTTTGGCTCCTGGGTGTACATTGATGAGCAATATTCAAAATAAAATGATTTTTTTGACAAACATTGATGAATGTTTCACACGTGTGCAacttttcgtgaaaaaaaaaacaCATTTGTAATGTTGTAGGCCAAAAAAAAAGTGATGCTTCAAACGACTATTTTTTAAAGCATTTTAGAGCATTGGTTTTTTTTCCAGACCTCCATGAACGGCATTCAATCACGGAATAGGTACAAAACTAAGCAACAATTGttattaaaatatcatttttcttctttcttctgtgTTTTTAAAATTTCCTGTTGACAAagaaagtatttaagctcaggtgTAGAATGACACTTTCGGGCGAGCTACTCCCTGACTATAGAGAGGGAACGAGAACGGCTATGAGAACGAAggaaatgattttttttttgaaacgggcaAAAGATTTGCCGCACATGTTAATTAAGAAGGATAAGAATGTTTTGTAACAAGCCCGCAAAGTTAGGGACCATCATTCCAGGAGAACGGAGGAAATGATAATCTGTGGGGGGATTGAATGCAGGAGT
This window contains:
- the LOC123128805 gene encoding uncharacterized protein — encoded protein: MECGGVSAVQVQPAAPTDQPGQPAKPPVQPWEYSLRKYLLLLAALVVTVTYAAGFSPPGGVWQTAQDGQPAGDPIIRGTHYRRYLAFFYCNATAFAASLVVIVLILVLAARHDKKGKDSRWVVVPLRLVMVLDLLSLMGAYGAGTCQDKISIVYSAVLVAAIFLYVAVLKMMDWYCPDKSSDPGSGGTMTATNSNSSSGGMMSTPDPDSDAVTIRSPIRDSDPNVKEKEDREREVLKKLKADERLRKVLMLLATFAVSITYIAGLSTPGGFWDSTGASYRPGDAILKDHHRPRLTVFLLCNTTAFVASLVIIMLLIIDGKKLREKTVRSLVLYGFIVVALVSLVGAYTAGSCRETKTTIYVVSLAGGILAMAYILLYAFYTLKSSRSSPTQQTDALQQTNDNISRRKGLDKARSLVLLLATLAATITYTAGLDPPGGVWQDNDHGHMAGDPILITTNIGRYRAFYYCNSVAFVASLLVIVLVQTERLIKHHVLEAAMILDLFGLIGAYAAGSCRDVNSSIYVMALAGAALIYVVIHIVFFTLELDHKDKKDDDQEDELLEKRRKRLLLFAILAATITYQAGLTPPGGFLLQDDTLGHHAGDPILLHNYPVRYHAFFYCNSVSFMLSIALIILLVNPNLYRPAIQSNALSVCTAVGLFCLMGAYAAGSTQHRKTSIYIFVLVAVVLLIAAGLLLVFLLKRKLSNVVVAPPREQNEEERKKEVEEKNEDEEEAKKHARRKYLMLLGILVASVAYQAGLEPPGGAWQNNDNGYDAGNPVMNDNRRPRYLTFFYSNSISFVASIVVIIMLLPQWLPKKKEGEWEKWSLRVMNWMIRLDLFALLVAYAAGSNRGLKTSLFVVALIFAVLGYFAIHTVLACTVCRRERRQSSSVV